The following coding sequences lie in one Cryptosporangium minutisporangium genomic window:
- a CDS encoding bifunctional NAD(P)H-dependent oxidoreductase/GNAT family N-acetyltransferase, producing MSTKPVRVLVLVCSTRPGALGPEIGEWLIEAVAPGAAELGVELVPVSLGELELPFLDEEAHPSSGRYANEHTRRWSAIVDAVDGIIAVTPEYNYGMPASLKNALDYLGREWAWKPIGFVSYGNTSAGTRSVQHAKQVVTTLRLVPLGATVAIRIGDAVENGRLRPDAARDAAAVGLLGELVRVAQALRPMREPLRPEAVPGPLPGSYARPLTAHDAPEVTVLQRCSWVDEAIVNDTLTVPALHESPDDVQEWLARWHTTGLWLDGRLLGSVRARRVGTDWHIGRLCVVPDRRGQGIGRWLLRVAEAAAEPGCRRILLSTGAKSLRNIDLYHSEGYRSVPSADAATASLAKDLPE from the coding sequence ATGTCAACGAAACCTGTTCGTGTCCTCGTGCTGGTGTGCAGCACCCGTCCCGGCGCGCTCGGCCCGGAGATCGGGGAGTGGTTGATCGAGGCGGTCGCGCCCGGAGCCGCCGAACTCGGCGTCGAGCTCGTTCCGGTCTCCCTCGGCGAGCTGGAACTGCCCTTCCTCGACGAGGAGGCGCACCCGTCGTCGGGCCGCTACGCGAACGAGCACACCCGGCGGTGGAGCGCGATCGTCGACGCCGTGGACGGGATCATCGCCGTCACGCCCGAGTACAACTACGGAATGCCGGCGAGCCTGAAGAACGCGCTGGACTACCTCGGCCGGGAGTGGGCGTGGAAGCCGATCGGCTTCGTCAGCTACGGGAACACCTCGGCCGGCACGCGCTCCGTGCAGCACGCCAAGCAGGTGGTCACCACGCTGCGCCTGGTGCCGCTCGGTGCGACGGTCGCGATCCGCATCGGTGACGCCGTCGAAAACGGACGGCTGCGACCGGACGCCGCCCGCGACGCCGCCGCGGTCGGCCTGCTCGGCGAGCTGGTCCGCGTCGCCCAGGCGCTGCGGCCGATGCGCGAACCCCTCCGGCCAGAGGCCGTCCCCGGGCCGTTACCGGGCTCCTACGCCCGGCCGCTGACCGCCCACGACGCCCCGGAGGTCACCGTTCTGCAGCGGTGCAGCTGGGTGGACGAGGCGATCGTCAACGACACGCTCACCGTGCCGGCGCTGCACGAGTCACCGGACGACGTGCAGGAGTGGTTGGCGCGCTGGCACACCACCGGCCTGTGGCTGGACGGTCGGTTGCTGGGTTCGGTGCGGGCCCGCCGGGTGGGCACCGACTGGCACATCGGCCGGCTCTGCGTCGTCCCCGATCGTCGTGGCCAGGGGATAGGCCGGTGGCTGCTGCGCGTCGCCGAAGCCGCCGCGGAGCCGGGCTGCCGCCGGATCCTGCTCTCCACCGGCGCGAAGAGCCTGCGGAACATCG
- a CDS encoding MarR family winged helix-turn-helix transcriptional regulator, producing MSTKSSDGPVRWLHPDEERAWRAFLRLVVTVQSGTARDLAAVGLSEPDYEVLSTLSERPGHTSTLRDQAEKMGWSRSRLSRHATRMEARGLLRREPDPTDGRGCFLVLTEQGLTELENAAPAHVESVRRHFIDRLAPEDLAAIEQIARRVDDS from the coding sequence ATGTCAACGAAATCGTCGGACGGGCCGGTCCGCTGGTTGCACCCGGACGAGGAGCGCGCCTGGCGCGCGTTCCTGCGCCTGGTCGTCACCGTCCAGAGCGGCACGGCCCGGGACCTGGCGGCGGTCGGCCTCTCCGAGCCCGACTACGAGGTGCTCAGCACCCTCTCCGAGCGCCCCGGCCACACCAGCACCCTGCGCGACCAGGCTGAGAAGATGGGCTGGTCACGCAGTCGCTTGTCGCGCCACGCCACCCGGATGGAGGCACGCGGGCTGCTGCGGCGCGAACCCGACCCGACCGACGGCAGGGGCTGCTTCCTGGTCCTCACCGAGCAAGGTCTGACCGAGCTGGAGAACGCCGCACCGGCCCACGTCGAGTCGGTGCGGCGCCACTTCATCGACCGGCTGGCGCCGGAGGACCTCGCGGCGATCGAGCAGATCGCCCGGCGCGTGGACGACTCCTGA
- a CDS encoding TetR/AcrR family transcriptional regulator: MARDTRARLLDAALVLIDERGVVAVSADDIRVAAGASVGSLYHHFPAGKPALVSAVLDKWLGHYQAEALDVLRSADGHEAGVRGVVGHFLRWTEAHPAAARVLLRFEVDPPAERPGSPVSGPEFFREVTHWLTGSSSPDAAATPIAVLVALWMGPTKEYARGWLSGRAADPPHAVAPPLADAAWRCVRHLRPAEGGQE; encoded by the coding sequence ATGGCCCGGGACACACGCGCCCGCCTGCTCGACGCCGCGTTGGTGCTGATCGACGAGCGGGGCGTGGTGGCGGTGTCCGCCGACGACATCCGGGTGGCCGCGGGCGCGAGCGTCGGCAGCCTGTACCACCACTTCCCCGCCGGGAAGCCCGCCCTGGTCAGCGCCGTCCTCGACAAGTGGCTCGGGCACTACCAGGCCGAAGCCCTCGACGTCCTCCGCAGCGCGGACGGCCACGAGGCCGGTGTCCGCGGGGTGGTCGGGCACTTCCTCCGCTGGACGGAGGCCCACCCCGCCGCCGCACGCGTCCTGCTGCGCTTCGAGGTCGACCCACCGGCGGAACGGCCTGGCTCCCCGGTGTCGGGCCCGGAGTTCTTCCGGGAGGTCACCCACTGGCTGACGGGATCCAGCAGCCCGGACGCGGCCGCGACGCCGATCGCCGTCCTGGTCGCGCTCTGGATGGGCCCGACCAAGGAGTACGCGCGGGGCTGGCTGTCCGGCCGCGCCGCCGACCCACCGCACGCGGTCGCGCCCCCGCTCGCCGACGCGGCGTGGCGATGCGTCCGCCACCTCCGACCGGCCGAGGGAGGCCAGGAATGA